One Camelina sativa cultivar DH55 chromosome 3, Cs, whole genome shotgun sequence genomic window carries:
- the LOC104776035 gene encoding ethylene-responsive transcription factor ERF017-like yields MDGSSSSSMQSKYKGVRKRKWGKWVSEIRLPNSRERIWLGSYDTPEKAARAFDAALYCLRGNNAKFNFPDNPPVISGGRNLSRSEIRESAARFANSEEEDSSVRAGYETRQLQESTLNSMDIIDSEFLSMLPTVGSGNFASEFGLFPGFDDYSDEYSGDRFREQLSPTQQHDYYYHGEEAYDASMILWNF; encoded by the coding sequence ATggatggatcttcttcttcttcgatgcAGTCAAAGTACAAAGGAGTGAGGAAGAGGAAATGGGGCAAATGGGTTTCAGAGATCAGACTTCCCAACAGCAGAGAACGTATCTGGCTTGGCTCTTACGACACTCCCGAGAAGGCGGCGCGAGCCTTCGACGCAGCTCTTTACTGCCTCCGAGGCAACAATGCAAAGTTCAATTTCCCCGATAACCCTCCGGTGATCTCCGGCGGAAGAAACTTATCGCGGTCGGAGATACGAGAATCGGCTGCGAGGTTCGCTAACTCGGAGGAGGAGGACTCGAGCGTTCGAGCAGGATACGAGACACGGCAACTGCAAGAGTCTACTTTAAACTCGATGGACATTATTGATTCGGAGTTCTTGAGTATGCTCCCGACGGTTGGTTCGGGTAATTTCGCATCGGAGTTTGGGCTATTCCCTGGGTTCGATGATTACTCCGACGAGTACTCCGGTGATCGTTTCAGGGAACAGCTTTCACCGACACAACAACACGATTATTATTATCACGGAGAAGAGGCTTACGATGCCTCCATGATTCTTTggaatttttga